One region of Haloprofundus salilacus genomic DNA includes:
- the gfo6 gene encoding D-xylose 1-dehydrogenase Gfo6, translating to MHVHDYFDDLTRRDWDTGTDGPDGTVRFAVVGVGGFARKAALPAIADGDYAEATVLVTGSPGDVEDITEEHGIERVLTYEEYHDGAATDAYDAVYVVTPNALHPEAIETAAGQGKAVLSEKPLAATVEGAKRAVAACEDANVPLMTAYRMQFDPVVRRLRELVGEGGVGDPLQLHGGFAFEVLGGSRGPDQWRLDADLAGGGALMDVGVYPLNTARYLVDADPVAVTATTRGEGVFADVDEQIAFQLEFPDGVTASFTAGFSGYRESHLSIRGTEGRVELSDSAFGTEDARRVSVYRDDVRAVVDGPETSEIREEFDYFAHAVLTGGEIAPDGEEGLRDVQVTAAAYEAAESGERVEIRYSRE from the coding sequence ATGCACGTCCACGACTACTTCGACGACCTGACGCGGCGCGACTGGGACACCGGGACAGACGGACCTGACGGAACCGTCCGATTCGCCGTCGTCGGCGTCGGTGGATTCGCCCGTAAGGCGGCGCTCCCCGCCATCGCCGACGGCGACTACGCCGAGGCGACGGTGCTCGTCACCGGGTCGCCCGGAGACGTCGAGGACATCACCGAGGAACACGGTATCGAGCGCGTTCTCACATACGAGGAGTACCACGACGGCGCGGCGACGGACGCATACGACGCCGTCTACGTCGTCACGCCGAACGCGCTCCACCCCGAAGCCATCGAGACCGCGGCGGGGCAGGGGAAAGCGGTTCTCTCCGAAAAGCCGTTAGCGGCGACTGTCGAGGGAGCAAAGCGCGCCGTCGCCGCGTGCGAGGACGCGAACGTGCCGCTGATGACCGCCTACCGGATGCAGTTCGACCCGGTCGTGCGCCGACTCCGCGAGCTTGTTGGTGAGGGCGGCGTGGGCGACCCGCTCCAACTGCACGGCGGGTTCGCCTTCGAAGTGCTGGGCGGGAGTCGAGGACCGGACCAGTGGCGGCTCGACGCCGACCTCGCGGGCGGGGGCGCGCTGATGGACGTGGGCGTCTACCCGCTGAACACGGCGCGCTACCTCGTCGACGCCGACCCGGTGGCGGTCACCGCGACGACGCGCGGCGAGGGCGTCTTCGCCGACGTGGACGAACAGATCGCGTTCCAACTGGAGTTTCCCGACGGCGTCACCGCCTCCTTCACCGCCGGGTTCTCCGGCTACCGGGAGAGCCACCTCTCGATTCGGGGGACCGAGGGCAGGGTCGAACTCTCCGACTCCGCGTTCGGCACCGAAGACGCGCGCCGAGTGAGCGTCTACCGCGACGACGTTCGCGCGGTGGTCGACGGCCCGGAGACGAGCGAGATTCGCGAGGAGTTCGATTACTTCGCGCACGCGGTGCTCACGGGAGGGGAAATCGCTCCGGACGGCGAGGAGGGACTGCGGGACGTGCAGGTGACGGCCGCGGCGTACGAGGCCGCCGAGAGCGGCGAACGCGTCGAGATACGGTACTCGCGGGAGTAA
- a CDS encoding RIO1 family regulatory kinase/ATPase has protein sequence MELRRLVRGRIDWDRLEGVVYALAERLDREEVHVRFLDADNWLSTPLVLDDEWFVKIISRQNSLVHALFTTGRNLGAFSSGTEGFFEHFGTPYQMAEHELEATKRMREIGINAPEPVEALEIDGFGVVILEYLPEFRSLDELDRERERELAPDLFAALKTLHDNSLAHGDLRSENVLILDGELYFIDATSVREDGREDARSYDIACGLAALEPLIGPSATVGSALSAYSTEDVLAALEFLDFVNIRPDHDFDAAAVKGEIEKRAS, from the coding sequence ATGGAACTCCGCCGTCTGGTCCGCGGCCGAATCGACTGGGACCGCCTCGAAGGAGTCGTTTACGCGCTCGCGGAGCGACTCGACCGAGAGGAGGTCCACGTCCGGTTTCTCGACGCGGACAACTGGTTGTCGACGCCGCTCGTGTTGGACGACGAGTGGTTCGTCAAGATAATCAGTCGGCAGAACTCGCTCGTCCACGCGCTGTTCACCACGGGACGGAACCTCGGCGCGTTCTCCAGCGGCACCGAGGGCTTTTTCGAACATTTCGGCACGCCGTACCAGATGGCCGAACACGAACTGGAGGCGACAAAACGGATGCGCGAGATCGGCATCAACGCACCGGAGCCGGTCGAAGCGCTCGAAATCGATGGCTTCGGGGTCGTCATCCTCGAGTACCTCCCCGAGTTCCGGTCGCTCGACGAGTTGGACCGCGAACGGGAGCGGGAACTGGCGCCGGACCTGTTCGCTGCGCTGAAGACGCTACACGACAACAGCCTCGCCCACGGCGACCTGCGCAGCGAAAACGTGCTCATCCTTGACGGCGAACTCTACTTCATCGACGCGACGAGCGTCCGCGAGGACGGCCGCGAGGACGCCCGGTCGTACGACATCGCCTGCGGACTGGCCGCGCTGGAACCGCTCATCGGCCCGTCGGCGACCGTCGGCTCCGCGCTCTCGGCGTACTCGACGGAGGACGTGCTCGCGGCGCTGGAGTTTCTCGACTTCGTCAACATCCGCCCCGACCACGACTTCGACGCCGCGGCGGTCAAAGGCGAGATCGAAAAACGCGCGTCGTAA
- a CDS encoding aldehyde dehydrogenase family protein codes for MSQQTGGIYQQYIAGEWTDGEGEETFESTNPATGETLGEFRRGTEADVDRALEAAEEAFDEWRDLSHIKRAEYLWDIYHELRERTDELGEIVTKECGKEISEGKADVVEAAHMVEWAAGDARHPKGDVVPSEIPSKDAYMRRKPRGVIGCITPWNFPVAIPFWHMAVALVEGNTVVWKPAEQTPWCGQVIAEMFEDAGIPEGVFNMVQGFGDAGAAIVEDPRVDTVLFTGSAEVGQEIASKVGGEPGKLVAAEMGGKNNIVITENADLDTAVHSAVMSSFKTTGQRCVSSERLVVHADVYDEFKERFVDIAEDIAVGDPLSEDTFMGPLIEPEHKEKVSKYNELAKEEGANVLVDRTELDESEIPEGHEDGNWIGPFVYEADPYDDLRCTHEEVFGPHVALLKYDGDIKEAVEIQNDTEYGLAGAIISEDYRQINHFRDYAEVGLAYGNLPCIGAEVHLPFGGVKKSGNGYPSAREIIEAVTERTAWTLNNSYDIEMAQGLSADIKTKDE; via the coding sequence ATGAGTCAACAGACGGGCGGTATCTACCAGCAGTACATCGCCGGAGAATGGACCGACGGCGAGGGAGAGGAGACGTTCGAGAGCACGAACCCGGCGACGGGCGAGACGCTCGGCGAGTTCCGACGCGGCACCGAGGCGGACGTGGACCGCGCGCTCGAAGCCGCCGAGGAGGCGTTCGACGAGTGGCGCGACCTCTCGCACATCAAACGCGCGGAGTACCTGTGGGACATCTACCACGAACTCCGTGAGCGCACCGACGAACTCGGCGAAATCGTCACCAAAGAGTGCGGCAAGGAGATAAGCGAAGGGAAAGCCGACGTCGTCGAGGCCGCGCACATGGTCGAGTGGGCCGCCGGCGACGCTCGCCACCCGAAAGGCGACGTGGTTCCCTCCGAGATTCCGAGCAAAGACGCCTACATGCGCCGCAAGCCCCGCGGCGTCATCGGCTGTATCACGCCGTGGAACTTCCCCGTGGCCATCCCGTTCTGGCACATGGCCGTCGCGCTCGTCGAGGGCAACACGGTCGTCTGGAAACCCGCCGAGCAGACGCCGTGGTGCGGCCAGGTCATCGCAGAGATGTTCGAGGACGCCGGTATCCCCGAGGGCGTGTTCAACATGGTGCAGGGCTTCGGCGACGCCGGCGCGGCCATCGTCGAGGATCCGCGCGTCGATACCGTCCTCTTCACCGGCAGCGCGGAGGTCGGCCAGGAGATTGCCTCGAAAGTCGGCGGCGAACCGGGCAAACTCGTTGCCGCCGAGATGGGCGGCAAGAACAACATCGTCATCACCGAGAACGCTGACCTCGACACGGCCGTTCACTCCGCCGTGATGTCCTCGTTCAAGACGACCGGTCAGCGCTGCGTCTCCTCCGAGCGCCTCGTCGTCCACGCCGACGTCTACGACGAGTTCAAGGAGCGCTTCGTCGACATCGCCGAGGACATCGCCGTCGGCGACCCGCTCAGCGAGGACACGTTCATGGGACCGCTCATCGAACCCGAACACAAGGAGAAGGTCTCGAAGTACAACGAGTTAGCCAAAGAGGAGGGCGCCAACGTCCTCGTCGACCGCACGGAACTCGACGAGAGCGAGATTCCAGAGGGCCACGAGGACGGCAACTGGATCGGTCCGTTCGTCTACGAGGCGGACCCCTACGACGACCTGCGCTGCACGCACGAGGAAGTGTTCGGTCCCCACGTCGCGCTATTGAAGTACGACGGCGACATCAAGGAGGCCGTCGAGATTCAGAACGACACCGAGTACGGTCTCGCCGGCGCCATCATCTCCGAGGACTACCGCCAGATCAACCACTTCCGCGACTACGCGGAGGTCGGTCTCGCTTACGGCAACCTGCCGTGCATCGGCGCAGAGGTCCACCTGCCGTTCGGCGGCGTCAAGAAGTCCGGTAACGGCTACCCCTCGGCCCGCGAGATCATCGAAGCCGTCACCGAGCGCACCGCGTGGACGCTCAACAACTCCTACGACATCGAGATGGCGCAGGGGCTGTCGGCGGACATCAAGACGAAAGACGAGTGA
- a CDS encoding DUF4112 domain-containing protein, translated as MDEHSLEDAPDSLDEPALKRIRAVATFLDESVRVPGIGYRIGADPILGVLPVAGDLVSAGLSVYIVAEAANLGVPLNKLLRMIANVTVDTVVGSIPVLGTLFDAVWKANVKNVEMVEDHLESMAESSDSDGLERDPVKIEIEEE; from the coding sequence ATGGACGAGCACTCCCTCGAAGACGCGCCCGACTCGCTGGACGAACCCGCGCTGAAACGGATCCGGGCGGTCGCCACGTTCCTAGACGAGTCGGTGAGAGTTCCGGGTATCGGCTACCGAATCGGGGCCGACCCCATCCTCGGCGTCCTGCCGGTCGCCGGTGACCTCGTCTCCGCGGGTCTGTCGGTGTACATCGTCGCCGAAGCGGCGAACCTCGGCGTCCCGCTGAACAAACTTCTCCGGATGATCGCCAACGTCACCGTCGACACCGTCGTCGGCTCGATTCCGGTCCTCGGAACGCTGTTCGACGCGGTGTGGAAGGCGAACGTGAAGAACGTCGAGATGGTCGAAGACCACCTCGAATCGATGGCGGAGTCCTCGGACTCGGACGGTCTCGAGCGCGACCCGGTGAAGATAGAGATCGAGGAGGAGTAA